A genome region from Schistocerca americana isolate TAMUIC-IGC-003095 chromosome 1, iqSchAmer2.1, whole genome shotgun sequence includes the following:
- the LOC124615551 gene encoding mesencephalic astrocyte-derived neurotrophic factor homolog, producing the protein MGAQRNLTMAFYLFLLALLGCGSCLKKSDCEVCVTVMEKFSGQLSDDVRSKPTLIEDEFRKFCKATKGKENRFCYYLGGLEESATGILGEMSKPVSWSMPAEKVCEKLKKKDSQICDLRYDKTIDLKTVDLKKLKVRDLKKILSDWDETCEGCIEKTDFIKRIEELKPQYLRQEL; encoded by the coding sequence ATGGGTGCACAAAGAAATTTGACAATGGCTTTCTATTTATTTCTGCTGGCCCTTCTTGGGTGTGGTTCCTGTCTGAAGAAATCAGATTGCGAAGTGTGTGTGACAGTAATGGAAAAATTTAGCGGTCAGCTAAGCGATGATGTAAGATCGAAGCCAACATTGATTGAAGATGAATTTAGGAAATTCTGCAAAGCTAcgaaaggaaaagagaacagatttTGTTACTATTTGGGTGGTCTCGAGGAGTCTGCGACTGGAATACTGGGAGAAATGTCCAAGCCAGTGTCGTGGTCAATGCCAGCTGAAAAAGTGTgtgaaaaattgaagaaaaaagatTCACAGATTTGCGATTTACGCTATGATAAGACCATTGACTTAAAAACAGTGGACCTCAAGAAACTGAAAGTGCGTGACCTGAAGAAAATTCTCAGTGACTGGGATGAGACCTGCGAAGGATGTATAGAAAAAACAGATTTCATCAAGAGGATAGAGGAGCTTAAACCCCAGTATCTCCGCCAGGAACTTTAA
- the LOC124615559 gene encoding cuticle protein 65-like yields the protein MKFLVIVLATCVAVACSQETREKRGLLGAGVLAAPGAVLAPRVLAAPAIAAAPIVAAPAIAHAPLGVGLGLAHPIIG from the coding sequence GTGATTGTCTTGGCCACCTGCGTGGCAGTTGCTTGCAGCCAGGAGACGCGAGAGAAGCGCGGCCTCCTGGGGGCGGGAGTGCTGGCTGCCCCCGGTGCTGTGCTGGCGCCGCGCGTCCTCGCCGCCCCCGCCATAGCCGCCGCCCCCATCGTCGCAGCCCCCGCCATCGCCCACGCCCCTCTTGGCGTGGGGCTGGGCTTGGCTCACCCCATCATCGGCTGA